In Thioalkalivibrio paradoxus ARh 1, the following are encoded in one genomic region:
- a CDS encoding tetratricopeptide repeat protein, with protein MYRNLIDLTRRTFRLLLVPGLIAALGAGALHSAASAAEPDAAETRAHASLALDPPDWDSAREAFTEAAEAGSPTAMSYLGWMYEEGKGVPQDGARAAEWYARAAKAGAQEFAVKLGWMYLGGQGVDRDRVQAEAWFLSAIDADYAPARVAWASVLIADAQGGRAPDRVFEARELLDDALQQGQVLAAYFLARLYTEGIGDHPVDDDAAARYTRIGAEQGHARMQAWLALMYTEGRGVEANPVSATKWASLSAADGDDLGNRIRLVLEEQLTPEALREARQRAVDWAVARP; from the coding sequence ATGTACCGTAACTTGATTGACTTGACCCGCCGGACTTTTCGGTTGCTGCTTGTGCCGGGGCTGATCGCCGCTCTCGGCGCTGGGGCGCTGCATTCTGCGGCATCGGCTGCCGAACCGGACGCTGCCGAGACGCGGGCCCATGCCTCCCTCGCGCTCGACCCGCCAGACTGGGATTCGGCGCGCGAGGCCTTCACCGAAGCGGCCGAGGCGGGGTCTCCCACCGCGATGAGCTACCTCGGCTGGATGTACGAGGAGGGCAAAGGGGTTCCGCAGGACGGCGCACGCGCCGCTGAATGGTACGCCCGCGCGGCAAAGGCCGGGGCGCAGGAGTTCGCGGTGAAGCTCGGTTGGATGTACCTCGGTGGCCAGGGTGTGGACCGCGACCGCGTCCAGGCCGAGGCGTGGTTCCTGAGTGCGATCGACGCGGATTACGCCCCGGCACGGGTTGCCTGGGCCTCGGTGCTGATCGCCGATGCGCAAGGCGGCCGCGCCCCCGATCGGGTGTTCGAGGCAAGGGAACTGCTTGACGATGCGCTGCAGCAGGGTCAGGTGCTCGCCGCGTATTTTCTGGCCCGGCTCTACACTGAGGGGATCGGCGACCACCCGGTCGACGATGACGCGGCGGCTCGATACACCCGGATCGGCGCCGAGCAGGGGCACGCCAGGATGCAGGCCTGGCTCGCGCTGATGTACACCGAGGGGCGTGGCGTCGAGGCCAACCCCGTCAGCGCAACCAAGTGGGCCAGTCTGTCTGCGGCGGACGGCGACGACCTCGGCAACCGGATCCGCCTCGTGCTCGAGGAACAGCTCACCCCTGAAGCGCTGCGCGAGGCGCGGCAGCGCGCAGTGGATTGGGCGGTCGCAAGGCCGTGA
- the phoR gene encoding phosphate regulon sensor histidine kinase PhoR — MIPRNPWPLWQARFALALLGLVLIGWWTAQWLLVFLLGAFAALAWNFHNLRRLERWLRLTRKLDPPRSLGLWGEIFDGLYRMRRRSRERDKRRRNLVRNYRDSIRAMPDATVVLRGDYAIEWCNQAALDLLGLQWPRDEGRRITNIVRHPEFVSFLAQHVHEARSLSLPSPADARIWLEIRLIPYARKRYLLLARDITAMKRLETMRSDFVANVSHELRTPLSVVYGVAETLDEEIGGNPELGRSVRLLQEQAERMKHLVDDLLLLARLETGGAPRNGRWVDVPALLPGLIDEARVLSGARQHQLELEATPGLLLLGNEKELRSAFANLLFNAVHYTPEGGRISLRWSSDNQAGYLEVEDTGIGIEPRHIDRLTERFYRVDNGRSKSRGGTGLGLAIVKHVLMRHEAQLRIRSTPGQGSRFTCVFPAKLLRQSLAEREHAGAGS, encoded by the coding sequence ATGATCCCCCGAAATCCGTGGCCCCTGTGGCAGGCCCGCTTTGCGCTGGCGCTGCTGGGTCTGGTTCTGATCGGATGGTGGACCGCGCAATGGCTGCTGGTATTTCTGCTCGGTGCGTTTGCGGCACTGGCCTGGAACTTCCATAACCTGCGGCGCCTGGAGCGCTGGCTGCGCCTGACCCGGAAGCTGGATCCGCCCCGGTCGCTGGGGCTGTGGGGGGAAATCTTCGACGGACTGTACCGAATGCGTCGCCGCAGCCGGGAGCGGGACAAGCGCCGGCGCAATCTGGTCCGCAACTATCGCGACTCGATCAGGGCGATGCCGGACGCGACCGTGGTGCTGCGAGGCGATTATGCCATCGAGTGGTGCAACCAGGCCGCACTGGACCTGCTGGGGTTGCAATGGCCGCGCGACGAGGGGCGGCGGATCACCAACATCGTGCGCCACCCGGAGTTCGTGTCGTTTCTGGCGCAGCATGTGCACGAAGCGCGCAGCCTCTCGCTGCCATCGCCAGCCGATGCACGGATCTGGCTGGAAATCCGGCTGATCCCCTACGCAAGGAAGCGCTATCTGCTGCTGGCGCGGGACATTACGGCGATGAAGAGGCTCGAAACCATGCGCAGCGACTTCGTCGCCAACGTCTCGCATGAGCTGCGCACGCCGTTGTCGGTAGTCTACGGGGTGGCGGAGACGCTCGACGAGGAGATCGGCGGCAACCCCGAACTTGGCCGGTCGGTGCGCCTGTTGCAGGAGCAGGCCGAACGGATGAAGCACCTGGTCGACGATCTGCTCTTGCTGGCTCGGCTCGAAACCGGAGGCGCACCCCGCAACGGACGCTGGGTGGATGTTCCGGCGCTGTTGCCGGGCCTGATCGACGAGGCGCGTGTACTCTCGGGCGCGCGCCAGCACCAGCTGGAGCTGGAAGCCACGCCCGGGCTGCTGTTGTTGGGCAACGAAAAGGAACTCCGGAGCGCCTTCGCTAACCTGCTGTTCAACGCCGTCCATTACACGCCGGAGGGCGGTCGGATCTCGCTGCGCTGGTCATCCGATAATCAGGCCGGATACCTCGAGGTCGAGGACACCGGGATCGGCATCGAGCCGCGGCACATCGATCGTCTGACCGAGCGTTTCTATCGCGTCGACAACGGTCGCTCGAAGAGCCGCGGCGGCACCGGTCTCGGACTCGCGATCGTGAAGCACGTATTGATGCGGCACGAAGCCCAGTTGCGCATCCGCAGCACGCCGGGCCAGGGCAGCCGGTTCACCTGCGTGTTCCCGGCGAAGCTGCTGCGCCAGTCCCTTGCCGAGCGTGAGCATGCCGGCGCCGGATCATGA
- the phoB gene encoding phosphate regulon transcriptional regulator PhoB: MELDILLVEDDAAVREVLAGPLQKAGFNVIEAADVREARAALLQQLPELILLDWMLPDVSGVEWARSLKSAPHTRNIPIIMLTARGEEEDRVKGLEVGADDYVTKPFSPRELVARIRAVLRRTTPTSSDEPVEVEGLRLDPVSHRVTANGANVEMGPTEYRLLHFFMAHQDRVFTRGQLLDNVWGTNVYVEERTVDVHIRRLRIALSGSGHDALVQTIRGAGYRFSRQP, encoded by the coding sequence ATGGAACTCGACATCCTCCTCGTGGAGGACGATGCGGCGGTTAGAGAGGTGCTCGCTGGCCCGCTGCAGAAGGCAGGATTCAACGTGATCGAAGCTGCCGACGTGCGCGAGGCGCGCGCGGCATTGCTGCAGCAGTTGCCGGAGCTGATCCTGCTCGACTGGATGCTGCCTGATGTCAGCGGGGTCGAGTGGGCGAGGTCGCTCAAGAGTGCTCCGCACACCCGGAACATTCCGATCATCATGCTCACCGCGCGCGGAGAAGAGGAAGATCGTGTCAAGGGTCTCGAAGTCGGTGCCGATGATTACGTGACCAAGCCGTTCTCCCCACGGGAGCTGGTGGCGCGGATTCGGGCCGTCCTGCGTCGCACCACGCCGACCAGCAGCGACGAGCCGGTGGAGGTCGAAGGGCTGCGGCTGGACCCGGTGAGCCACCGGGTTACCGCGAACGGCGCGAACGTCGAAATGGGGCCGACCGAGTACCGCTTGCTGCATTTTTTCATGGCCCATCAGGATCGCGTGTTCACGCGCGGCCAATTGCTCGATAACGTATGGGGTACGAACGTCTACGTCGAGGAGCGCACGGTCGATGTGCATATCCGTCGCTTGCGGATTGCATTGTCGGGTTCTGGTCATGATGCCCTGGTACAAACCATCCGCGGTGCCGGGTATCGTTTCTCCAGGCAGCCTTGA
- a CDS encoding ferredoxin--NADP reductase, translating into MPYNEQSITSVRRWSPKTFSFTTTRPEGFRFENGQFVTLGLRREGRLIPRAYSIVSDPREPDLEFLSIHVPDGQLTSQLAELGVGDSVWINSKVTGSLTLEHVLPGRNLYLLATGTGIAPFISLIRGKKVFEHFERVILVHSVRTAPELSYREEIEHRAGDRLRYVPTVTREAHANTRRGAELFRSGELFRMLDLPAADAELDRVMLCGNPEMNREMTEFLKAAGWTMTNYKGVGNFTVEQAFVGTRAGD; encoded by the coding sequence TTGCCGTACAACGAACAAAGCATCACCTCGGTCCGGCGCTGGTCACCGAAGACCTTCAGCTTCACGACCACGCGTCCCGAGGGTTTCCGATTCGAGAACGGCCAGTTCGTGACGCTGGGCCTGCGCCGAGAGGGCAGGCTGATCCCGCGCGCCTACTCCATCGTCTCGGATCCACGCGAGCCGGACCTCGAGTTCCTGAGCATCCACGTTCCGGACGGCCAACTGACGAGCCAGCTGGCGGAACTGGGGGTTGGCGACAGCGTCTGGATCAACAGCAAGGTTACCGGCTCGCTGACGCTCGAACATGTGCTGCCAGGCCGGAACCTCTACCTGCTGGCCACCGGAACCGGAATCGCGCCCTTCATTTCCCTGATCCGGGGCAAGAAGGTTTTCGAGCACTTCGAGCGGGTCATTCTGGTGCACAGCGTGCGCACCGCACCCGAGCTCAGCTACCGCGAGGAAATCGAGCACCGGGCCGGCGACCGGCTACGTTATGTGCCGACCGTAACCCGGGAGGCGCACGCAAACACCCGGCGCGGGGCTGAACTCTTTCGCAGTGGCGAACTGTTCCGGATGCTGGATCTTCCGGCCGCAGACGCGGAACTGGACCGGGTGATGCTCTGCGGCAACCCGGAGATGAATCGCGAGATGACCGAGTTCCTGAAGGCGGCGGGCTGGACGATGACCAACTACAAGGGCGTCGGCAATTTCACCGTCGAGCAGGCCTTCGTCGGCACCCGCGCCGGTGACTGA